Proteins from one Roseovarius nanhaiticus genomic window:
- a CDS encoding DUF1328 family protein — MLEWILILLAIAAIAALLGFNRLSGLALSGAKLLIIVALVLFLLVLFGVIALA, encoded by the coding sequence ATGCTGGAATGGATCCTCATTCTACTGGCTATCGCCGCCATCGCCGCCCTTCTGGGGTTCAACCGCCTTTCGGGCCTCGCGCTATCGGGTGCGAAACTATTGATCATCGTCGCCCTCGTATTGTTCCTTCTGGTGCTTTTCGGCGTCATTGCCTTGGCCTGA
- a CDS encoding fatty acid desaturase produces the protein MHRAYMPVMDHKAFISQLSPDTLAALSAVENAAGLRHLAGHTALIGALALWIALGWPLWQVAVLLQGIAICFLFTLEHETTHKTPFRNAPLNEWVGRICGVLLLLPFEWFRYFHLAHHRHTNDPDKDPELLSGMKPETWGDYIRHVSGLPYWLGMARVTWDNARGRMDASYIPGRARPRIIREARVMLAIYAGVLASLAFTPLLFWIWLLPVLVGQPFLRLYLLAEHGRCAFVSNMLENTRTTYTNRIVRFLAWNMPYHIEHHTLPNVPFHQLPALHAHMQGHHGVTQAGYAAFTADYARDLR, from the coding sequence GTGCACCGCGCCTATATGCCGGTGATGGATCACAAGGCCTTCATATCGCAGCTCTCGCCCGACACGCTTGCCGCACTGAGCGCGGTCGAGAACGCCGCCGGACTGCGCCATCTTGCAGGCCATACGGCGCTGATCGGGGCGCTCGCGCTCTGGATCGCGCTTGGCTGGCCACTGTGGCAGGTGGCCGTGCTGCTGCAGGGCATCGCCATCTGCTTTCTCTTCACGCTGGAGCATGAGACGACGCACAAGACCCCGTTCCGCAATGCGCCCCTGAACGAATGGGTGGGGCGGATTTGCGGCGTGCTGCTCCTCCTGCCTTTCGAGTGGTTTCGGTATTTCCACCTGGCCCACCACCGCCACACCAACGATCCGGACAAGGACCCCGAGTTGCTGTCCGGCATGAAGCCGGAAACGTGGGGCGACTATATCCGCCATGTCTCGGGCCTTCCCTACTGGCTGGGCATGGCACGGGTGACGTGGGACAATGCGCGCGGGCGGATGGATGCGTCCTACATTCCGGGGCGCGCCCGGCCCCGCATCATCCGCGAGGCGCGCGTCATGCTGGCGATTTATGCCGGGGTGCTGGCCAGCCTCGCCTTCACCCCGCTCCTTTTCTGGATCTGGCTCCTGCCTGTGTTGGTGGGCCAGCCGTTCCTACGCCTCTACCTCTTGGCCGAGCACGGGCGCTGTGCCTTCGTGTCCAATATGCTGGAGAACACGCGCACCACCTATACCAACCGGATCGTGCGATTTCTGGCGTGGAACATGCCCTATCACATCGAGCATCACACCCTTCCCAACGTGCCCTTTCACCAGCTGCCCGCACTACATGCGCATATGCAGGGCCATCATGGGGTGACGCAGGCCGGCTATGCCGCCTTCACCGCGGACTACGCGCGCGATCTGCGCTGA
- the rpmE gene encoding 50S ribosomal protein L31, translating into MKKDIHPDYHEIDVKMTDGTILKMRSTYGKEGDQLSLDIDPTVHPAWTGSSGRLMDSGGRVSKFKKKYEGLGF; encoded by the coding sequence ATGAAAAAAGACATCCACCCCGATTACCACGAGATCGACGTCAAGATGACCGACGGCACGATCCTAAAAATGCGCTCGACCTACGGCAAGGAAGGCGACCAGCTGTCGCTGGATATCGACCCCACCGTGCACCCGGCCTGGACCGGCAGCTCGGGCCGTTTGATGGACAGCGGCGGCCGCGTGTCGAAGTTCAAGAAGAAGTACGAAGGTCTTGGCTTCTAA
- the rplS gene encoding 50S ribosomal protein L19 translates to MDIIAQIEAEQIAELGKIIPDFKAGDTIRVGFKVTEGTRTRVQAFEGVCISRKNGEGIAGSFTVRKISFGEGVERMFPLYSTNIDSIEVVRRGRVRRAKLYYLRSRRGKSARIAEDTTYKPKKA, encoded by the coding sequence ATGGATATTATCGCTCAGATCGAAGCGGAACAGATTGCCGAGCTTGGCAAGATCATTCCCGATTTCAAGGCCGGCGACACCATTCGCGTCGGCTTCAAGGTGACCGAAGGCACGCGCACCCGCGTTCAGGCCTTCGAGGGCGTCTGCATCAGCCGCAAGAACGGCGAAGGCATCGCCGGCTCGTTCACCGTGCGCAAGATTTCGTTCGGCGAAGGCGTGGAGCGTATGTTCCCGCTCTATTCGACCAACATCGACAGCATCGAGGTGGTTCGCCGTGGCCGCGTCCGCCGCGCCAAGCTGTATTACCTGCGCTCGCGCCGCGGCAAGTCCGCGCGTATCGCAGAGGACACCACCTACAAGCCCAAGAAAGCGTAA
- the trmD gene encoding tRNA (guanosine(37)-N1)-methyltransferase TrmD — MSNQTTPPDRSHGRKSVTLSAAPRDLMSGPQRLARAWRVQVITLMPQAFPGILGESLTGRALQDGLWELETHDLREHGIGKHRNVDDTPAGGGAGMVLRADVMGAAIEAAQASAAPGSPLIYLSPRGRRFDQQMARDLAAGPGMTLICGRFEGLDERVIAHYGAIEVSLGDFVLTGGDIAAQAMIDAALRLRPGILGNEASAVEESHSSGLLEHPQYTRPAEWQGRVIPDVLTSGNHGAIAKWRQAEAERITQERRPDMWQRYEAARKRPGE, encoded by the coding sequence ATGTCGAACCAGACCACGCCACCCGATCGGTCCCATGGCCGCAAATCCGTGACGCTAAGCGCAGCGCCGCGCGATCTGATGTCCGGCCCGCAAAGGCTGGCCCGCGCGTGGCGCGTGCAGGTGATCACGCTGATGCCGCAGGCCTTCCCCGGCATCCTGGGCGAGAGCCTGACGGGCCGCGCCTTGCAGGACGGTCTGTGGGAGCTGGAGACGCATGATCTGCGCGAACACGGCATCGGCAAGCACCGCAATGTCGACGACACGCCCGCAGGGGGCGGCGCGGGCATGGTGCTGCGCGCAGATGTCATGGGCGCCGCCATCGAGGCCGCGCAGGCCAGCGCCGCGCCAGGCAGCCCGTTGATCTATCTCAGCCCGCGAGGTCGCCGCTTTGACCAGCAGATGGCGCGCGATCTGGCGGCGGGGCCGGGGATGACGCTGATTTGCGGGCGGTTCGAGGGTCTGGACGAGCGCGTGATCGCGCATTACGGCGCGATCGAGGTCTCCTTGGGGGATTTCGTGCTGACCGGCGGCGATATCGCCGCGCAGGCGATGATCGACGCCGCGCTGCGCCTGCGCCCCGGTATCCTTGGTAACGAGGCGAGCGCCGTGGAGGAAAGCCACTCCAGCGGCCTTCTGGAGCATCCGCAATACACCCGCCCCGCCGAATGGCAGGGCCGCGTGATCCCCGATGTGCTGACCTCGGGCAATCACGGCGCCATCGCCAAATGGCGCCAGGCCGAGGCCGAGCGCATCACGCAAGAGCGGCGGCCCGATATGTGGCAGCGGTATGAGGCGGCCAGGAAACGGCCCGGCGAGTAA